A part of Melittangium boletus DSM 14713 genomic DNA contains:
- a CDS encoding CgeB family protein, giving the protein MRRGHGLRIAFFGASLASSWWNGAAMYYCGILRALHARGHRITFYEPDLAGRRLQREAVAAPWARVVVYPVEDTLGLERCLDEARGADVVVKASGVGIHDEWLNHRVLELRSGRTQVVYWDLDAPVSLERLLREPRDAFRALVPRYDRILTQGGGERVVLAYRDLGARDCVPVYSAVDPDVHFPVSPEPRFDCALAFLEDRLPDLERRVESFFLRAADLLPDKHFLLGGDGWGDRPRPSNVRYLGHVAPGERNVMRGTARTVLDVSRDGMARFGYSPASHLFAAAGAGACLITDAWEGVELFLEPGKECLVAQDGLEVAEAVLCLTDTGVRELGLAAHRRVLAEHTYAHRAVQVEQVLGHAGGPPVAHEHGS; this is encoded by the coding sequence ATGCGGCGCGGTCACGGACTTCGGATCGCCTTCTTTGGCGCGAGCCTCGCCTCCTCCTGGTGGAACGGCGCCGCCATGTATTACTGCGGCATCCTCCGGGCTCTGCATGCACGAGGCCATCGCATCACCTTCTACGAGCCGGACCTGGCGGGCCGCCGGCTCCAGCGCGAGGCGGTGGCGGCTCCCTGGGCGCGCGTCGTGGTGTACCCGGTGGAGGACACCTTGGGATTGGAGCGCTGTCTGGACGAGGCGCGCGGGGCGGACGTGGTGGTGAAGGCCAGCGGCGTGGGCATCCACGACGAGTGGTTGAACCACCGGGTGTTGGAGCTGCGCTCGGGCCGCACCCAGGTGGTGTACTGGGACCTGGACGCCCCGGTGAGCCTGGAGCGCCTGCTGCGCGAGCCCAGGGACGCCTTTCGCGCGCTCGTGCCGCGCTATGACCGCATCCTGACGCAGGGCGGTGGGGAGCGGGTGGTGTTGGCCTACCGCGACCTCGGAGCCCGGGACTGCGTGCCGGTGTACAGCGCGGTGGATCCGGACGTGCACTTTCCCGTGTCTCCCGAGCCGCGTTTCGACTGCGCCCTGGCCTTCCTGGAGGACCGGCTGCCGGACCTGGAGCGGCGCGTGGAGAGCTTCTTCCTGCGCGCCGCGGACCTGCTGCCGGACAAGCATTTCCTGCTCGGAGGGGACGGGTGGGGAGACCGGCCCCGGCCCTCCAATGTGCGCTACCTGGGCCACGTCGCGCCCGGGGAGCGCAATGTCATGCGGGGCACGGCGCGCACCGTGCTCGACGTGAGCCGCGATGGAATGGCGCGCTTTGGCTATTCCCCGGCGTCCCACCTCTTCGCGGCGGCGGGCGCGGGGGCTTGTCTGATCACGGACGCGTGGGAAGGAGTCGAGCTGTTCCTGGAGCCGGGCAAGGAGTGCCTGGTGGCCCAGGATGGATTGGAGGTGGCCGAGGCGGTGCTGTGCCTCACGGACACCGGGGTGCGCGAGCTGGGGCTGGCCGCCCACCGCCGGGTGCTGGCCGAGCACACCTACGCGCACCGGGCGGTGCAGGTGGAGCAGGTGCTGGGCCACGCGGGAGGGCCGCCGGTGGCGCACGAGCACGGGAGCTGA
- a CDS encoding glycosyltransferase family 4 protein: MRRVLMTAATSGVEWTSAVELCRALGERGVSVTLATLGAPLSAAQWNGLLGIPGLRVEQSTWRAERLEDVWEDMDAAGAWLLELEARDAPDAVHLHGYRHGALPFKRRPLVVGHECPLAWGEAVRGEPALERDWLSRWEVTRGLRAAGHVAAPTSALLESLDRHYGPLPPASVIAPARRHADFAPSLVREPFLFSTGEWWDEARNLQVLESVAPRLDWPVLVAGGREHPHGGQMRARSVRLLGELSPSALAGYLGRASIFVLPARHEPGGLAALEAGLAGCALVLADIPSLREMWEDAAVFVPPEDTDMLARALRRLVADPALRGRMSTLARTRALEFSPERMADAYLAVYASLEEESQRAPPSQPQLARAT, translated from the coding sequence GTGCGCCGGGTGCTCATGACGGCGGCCACCTCGGGCGTGGAGTGGACGTCCGCCGTGGAGTTGTGCCGGGCGCTGGGCGAGCGGGGCGTGTCGGTGACGCTGGCCACCCTGGGCGCGCCCCTCTCCGCGGCCCAGTGGAACGGACTCCTGGGCATACCAGGGCTGCGCGTGGAGCAGAGCACGTGGCGCGCCGAGCGGCTGGAAGACGTCTGGGAGGACATGGACGCGGCGGGTGCGTGGCTCCTGGAGTTGGAAGCGCGTGACGCGCCGGACGCGGTGCATCTGCATGGCTACCGCCACGGCGCGCTGCCCTTCAAGCGCAGGCCCCTGGTGGTGGGCCATGAGTGCCCCCTGGCGTGGGGCGAGGCCGTGCGCGGTGAGCCGGCCCTGGAGCGGGATTGGCTCAGCCGTTGGGAGGTGACGCGGGGCCTTCGGGCCGCGGGCCACGTGGCGGCGCCCACCTCCGCCCTGTTGGAGTCCCTGGATCGCCACTACGGGCCCCTGCCTCCCGCCAGCGTCATCGCTCCCGCGCGCCGCCATGCGGACTTCGCTCCCTCCCTCGTGCGCGAGCCCTTCCTCTTCTCCACGGGCGAGTGGTGGGACGAGGCGCGCAATCTCCAGGTGCTCGAGTCGGTGGCGCCCCGGTTGGACTGGCCCGTGCTCGTGGCCGGCGGGCGCGAGCACCCCCACGGAGGCCAGATGCGCGCGCGCTCCGTGCGCCTGCTGGGCGAGCTGTCCCCTTCCGCGCTCGCGGGCTACCTGGGCCGCGCCTCGATCTTCGTCCTGCCCGCGCGTCACGAGCCGGGAGGCCTCGCCGCGCTGGAGGCCGGGCTCGCGGGGTGTGCGTTGGTGTTGGCGGACATCCCCTCGCTTCGCGAGATGTGGGAGGACGCGGCGGTCTTCGTTCCTCCGGAGGACACGGACATGCTCGCGCGGGCACTGCGCCGGCTGGTGGCGGATCCAGCGCTGCGCGGCCGGATGTCCACCCTTGCACGAACCCGCGCGCTGGAGTTCTCCCCTGAGCGCATGGCCGACGCCTACCTTGCGGTCTACGCCAGCCTGGAGGAGGAATCCCAACGGGCGCCGCCCTCCCAGCCCCAGCTGGCACGGGCGACCTGA